One window from the genome of Nicotiana tomentosiformis chromosome 5, ASM39032v3, whole genome shotgun sequence encodes:
- the LOC138892213 gene encoding uncharacterized protein yields MAIDMNIKELLVIGDSDMLIHQVQGEWSTKNVKILSYLHCVKELCKKFTKIELRHVPRIQNEFVGALATLSSMIQHPHKNYIDPIKVEIKYQRAYFFHVDEEPDGYRTTMRTSIGVMPYMLVYGTEAVIPAEVKIPSLRVIQEAKLDGGEWIWVRKEQLMLIDEKRINAVQQGVKNRWDHIRENDGPATFLRLSLILLL; encoded by the exons ATGGCAATCGACATGAAtatcaaagaacttttggtcataggagattccGATATGTTGATCCACCAAGTCCAAGGAGAATGGTCaaccaagaatgtcaagatactATCGTACTTGCACTGCGTGAAGGAGTtgtgcaagaagttcacaaaaaTAGAGTTAAGGCATGTCCCAAGAATTCAGAACGAGTTCGTAGGCGCCCTTGCAACTTTGTCATCCATGATTCAGCATCCACACAAGAACTACATCGATCCTATCAAGGTAGAAATCAAGTATCAACGTGCATATTTCTTCCATGTGGATGAAGAACCAGATG GTTATCGGACAACCATGAGAACATCTATTGGTGTAATGCCGTATATGTTAGTATATGGCACCGAAGCAGTGATACCCGCAGAAGTCAAAATTCCATCCTTAAGAGTCATTCAGGAAGCAAAATTGGATGGCGGAGAGTGGATATGGGTCAGGAAAgaacaactcatgctcattgacgaGAAAAGAATAAATGCA gTTCAACAGGGAGTAAAGAATCGCTGGGACCATATTAGGGAAAATGACGGACCTGCCACATTCCTAAGATTATCTCTCATCCTTTTACTTTAA
- the LOC138892212 gene encoding uncharacterized protein, which produces MGKLFMNMIEECCDGTHIKTPTIKDAELGEELQNWTEETIVDLFVSLGQCLRLCVGETRQNWEKGAGHYYLSMNFTPCEAKYTLIERTCCALTWIAQKLRHYMSAYTTHLISRLDPLKYMIQKPMPTGKLAKWKILLSEFDLVYITQQDIKGQALADHLAKNPVDGDYEPLTMYFPDKEVLFVGEDIAESYLGWWMFFDGATNFKGLGIRAVLISESGQHYSASAKI; this is translated from the exons ATGGGGAAGCTGTTcatgaatatgattgaagaatgttGTGATGGAACTCacatcaagacaccgactatCAAGGATGCAGAACTAGGGGAAGAGCTGCAGAATTGGACAGA GGAAaccattgttgatttatttgtcagTCTTGGACAATGCCTTCGGTTGTGTGTTGGGGAAACACGACAAAACtgggagaaaggagcaggccatTACTACTTAAGCATGAATTTCACACCATGCGAGGCCAAGTATACTCTGATAGAACGCACTTGTTGTGCTCTGACCTGGATTGCTCAGAAGCTAAGGCATTACATGTCGGCATACACCACACATCTGATATCTCGGCTCGATCCGCTCAAGTACATGATTCAGAAGCCAATGCCTACcggaaagctagctaaatggaAAATTCTCCTTAGCGAATTTGACCTCGTGTACATAACTCAACAGGATATCAAAGGACAAGCTTTAGCTGACCACCTTGCCAAGAATCCAGTGGATGGGGATTACGAACCACTTACCATGTATTTCCCCGATAAAGAAGTACTATTTGTTGGGGAGGATATTGCAGAATCATACCTTGGATGGTggatgtttttcgatggagcaacAAACTTTAAAGGACTTGGGATTAGGGCAGTCCTGATTTCGGAATCTGGACAACACTATTCAGCGTCAGCAAAGATATGA
- the LOC138892214 gene encoding uncharacterized protein: MGKALCDMEIGELTFRIGDEKVVFHMFKSMRQPSSNEVSDVIVDDTSTKINVGDMLEDLFLSFDDDKMDSFMECVNNLQEMGSKTPPTKLSIEEPPTLELKPLPPHLQYEFLGPCSTLPVILSSCLTNVHVDSTLAVLQKRKKAIRWTLKDIRGISPAFRMHKIKLEDGTKLSIEYQRRLNEAMQEVVNKDIIKWLDVGRMPFGLCNAPTTFQNFMMAIFMSIVEDYLKVFMDDFSVVGHSFDDCLANLDKVLAKCEETKLVLNWEKCNFMVDEGIVLGHKNSKNEIEDDKAKIKVISKLPPQTSVKGVRSFLVHGVSTGALSKISLKW, from the exons AtgggtaaggctctttgtgatatGGAAattggagaactcactttccggattggtgatgaaaaggtggtattCCATATGTTCAAGTCTATGCGACAACCAAGTAGCAATGAGGTGTCCGATGTTATTGTCGATGATACAAGTACTaaaatcaatgttggtgatatgttggaagaCCTTTTTCTAAGCTTTGATGATGATAAGATGGATagtttcatggaatgtgtgaacaatttgcaagaaatggggtc gaagactcctcctacaaagctttctattgaagagccacctactttggagttgaagccattgccacCACACCTtcagtatgaatttcttggcccctgttctactttaccggttattctttcctcttgtttgactaacgtgcatgttgattccacattggcggtgttgcaaaagaggaagaaggctattaggTGGACATTGaaagatattcggggtataagccccgcatttcgcatgcataagatcaagttggaggatggcacTAAATTGTCCATTGAatatcaaagaagactcaatgaggctatgcaagaagtggtcAACAAGGATAttataaagtggttggatgtcggg aggATGCCTTTTGgcttgtgcaatgcaccgacgacttttcaaaattttatgatggctattttcatgagcatagtggaggactaccttaaagtcttcatggatgacttctcggtggttgggcaTTCTTTTGATGactgtcttgcaaatttggacaaagtatTGGCTAAATGTGAAGAGACCAagttggtgctcaattgggagaaatgtaaTTTCATGGTTGAtgagggcattgtccttggccataagaaCTCAAAGAATGAAATTGAAGATGACAAGGCGAAGATTAAGGTGATTTCAAAGCTTCCACCCCAAACTTCGgtaaagggtgtgcggagtttcttagtcCATGGAGTTTCTACCGGCGctttatcaaagatttctctaaagtggtga
- the LOC138892211 gene encoding uncharacterized protein, whose translation MAEDIMNRFRFNTKITPDQFTLVNLQKKPSESFQEYARWWKIEAARTQQPIDDNELTEYFIRAQEGIYFENMMGMMGQKFPELVKMGDFLEEGIKSDKVQSMAALQAASKAI comes from the coding sequence ATGGCGGAGGACATCATGAACCGTTTTCGATTCAATACAAAGATCACTCCTGATCAGTTCACACTGGTGAACCTACAGAAAAAACCATCTGAGTCGTTTCAAGAGTATGCACGATGGTGGAAGATAGAGGCTGCCAGGACGCAACAGCCAATAGATGACAATGAACTAACCGAGTACTTCATTCGAGCCCAGGAGGGAATATACTTTGAAAATATGATGGGAATGATGGGTCAAAAGTTCCCCGAGCTGGTTAAGATGGGAGATTTCCTAGAGGAGGGCATAAAATCTGATAAGGTGCAATCTATGGCAGCACTGCAAGCGGCCAGCAAGGCCATCTAG